In the Lepidochelys kempii isolate rLepKem1 chromosome 4, rLepKem1.hap2, whole genome shotgun sequence genome, aattgaggttgcaaagtcaaacactcaaaaattaggaaaggttagtattaaggttgcttgtgcaaaTTTTATTTTCCCCCATTGTGCATACACATCATGATATAGTCTGTAATGACATCATCACaggtccctgcctcattcagtgtgcaGAATGGACAGTGTTCAAGGAACGAATCAGGGCAGGTAAGTGAATGAGATTGTTGTCTGTAGGACttttgcctcatttgttgcagaagctggaaggcatgtagtgaatgaggcaaaagggaagaggagggaatggtcttgtggttaagaaaGTTGAAAATACTACCCTGCAGAACTGGATTCTGctcctgcttctgccactgatttgatgcaatgctgggcaagtcacctaaatTTAATTTTTCACAGTTGGCCACTAActatttgttctttattttctcAGTGCCCAATATGGGACACCTGTGGCCTGCTTTGCAGAAAGGCTGAGCTGCACAAATACAATTGCAGGAAATAGGAActgtgctttgaatatataaagtgctttaaaatgcaAATCACTCTAAAAAATTCAAGCCCTTTGTGTCTCacgttgggcacccaaaattagtggacacctTTGACAATTtgggccttaatctctctctgtgtctcgCCTCTCTGTCTATAAAAATACCCCTTattctcacaggggtgttgtgaagatacatTCATCCATGTTTTTGAAGCACTCCGTGTGATGATGAGCACCAAagaaaagcccatgagaaaaGTAATTCTTTATTCAGGGCAGAGTTTGGAGGGTGTATAAATAAGGCCTGGGACCACACATTGACTAATGAAGAcgaaaagaaatattgaatagctacccattcagtgagcaccacccatcctgtgcactgaataaggcagggattctgtggaaaaaatagtatgtgatcatgtaattaaagactgtatcatgatACAGATGCTCCGGGGGCATGTATTAAGGCTGCACAGACAATCTTAATTCTAGCTTTTCCTAACATTTGAGtgctgactttgcaaccttaaggtacttttaatgtggcagaggggagggaaggggtgttaAATGTAATTGTATGTATAGTTTGTTTAAAACTGTAGCTAATccactgcactgggactcaggagagttGGGTTGAATTCGCAGCTCTGCCCCTAATGTCCTttgtgacctggggcaagccctgttcctgtgcctcagttcctgggctataaaatggagataatgcaaTATTCCAGTTTCTCAGAGGTATTCTAAGGAAACAAATAATTAGGGTTCTGCCAAGGCACCTCCTCTACcttgcagggctcagcacttccccctctggTGGTGGGAGGCCTGGAATAAATCAGTCCCACTCCAGCCAGTGTTTATCTTCCCACTTCGGGTTTATTTCTCAACATTTTCCAGGTAGGCCTCCGGGCAGGCCCAAGGAGTGTGCCTCtgccaaacaaaagaaacaaattcaCAACACAAACTAAAGGGGAATTCCTTTTCCTACTTCCTCTCGGCAGAGGGATATCACCTTGTTATTGGCCCTGTTCCTTCCCCTAAACAGGCAGTCAATCAGGTAGCTTCCCCTGTAGGGAGGAGAGCAGCCATGCATCTTGGAGGAGCCTGTCTCCCCCCTGCCACTAGCCTGcagcagcttgtctctctcaacagaGCCAacgctaggcataagcagactaagcaattgttTAGGATTCCAAGCAGCTCAAGAGGGGCccctatttgctttttattataagaacttgcctgttttagtattggggagggggaatattcctgcttagggcccccaatgggctagcactggCAGCTCTTTATTAGACTCAGGTATCCCTAGCTGACCTGAGGTAAGGCCTTTTCAGCTTAGAGGGAAAATGGCCTTTATCATTCTAATATACCTGCTCTCCACCATTCTCTTAGAGCCGTCCAGCATGAGTCTGTCACAATGTTTATAAAGTActtggatactatggtgatggaaaCCATATAAATATCTATATATAGTATTATGTTATATAATAtaacaaaacaataataaataatcatatgTAGCCATTATAGCCTGCTACATCTTCAAAGCATTGTATAAATATTGACTAGTAACTCTAACTATAACAAATGCCACTTTCCCCACTTTTAAAGAAATGATGAACAACTCGAGAGAAGACATCTTTTCACATATTTCTCTGGTGATGATAAATGCCAAAGGAGGAGGGCATTGAGTTGCTTCTTTCCATTCATTTATGCTGAAAGAGTTCAATCTCATCCAAGGAAATATGTTTACGTGTAAAAGAAAAAGCATCTGTGAAACTTCAGCTCTGCGTAGCAGAATACACATGGCATAATGACACAATTATCTTTGGTTTCACTGTCTGAAGATATTAAGGTCCTCCTTGAGTCGTTCTCTTATGTGAGTGGAAGACACCTTGGTGGACTTAGGTGGAACACTCCTAGTGGGTGTGGAAAGAGGTCCGGGGGAGTCCCACAGCTGTGGCATCActtactccctccccccccccccccgcagtacTACATGAAAACGTCTGTGTAAGAAAAGTCTCTGTGGAATTTTGGGAGCAGACCAGTGGCAGGTGGGGTGAAACAAGGGACCAGCTGCTTTCTGGTATCCTCCCCTGTCAGTCCCAGAGGTGTTGTGGTGTAAATGAATGCTTCTTGAATTTGAATTCATCCCATTTGAGTCCTCTCAGTTGCTACTCCATGTTGGCCAGGAAGGCAACACAGAAAGGCCAGGAGAGCTCATGGGGAGGAGGCCTGAGCTCCACAAGACTTGCATTTCCCTACATCATGTTGGATCCTTAGGATTCCCTGGGTTGAAGAGCCATGCCTTTGGCCCCAAAATGCCTCCTGTCTGAGGGGACAGGTACCTGGATATTCCCTGGAAGTGTTTCTGGTGAatttcttggcctctctgcaCCTCCCTCCAAGCAGTTTCCTCTTTAAAGGGGAACAGTCTAGCCCAAACAATTTACATGAAAAAGGGCCATATCTTGCAGGCAAAATAAACTCCCAGTCACTTCAGCTGAATCAGAATGAGACCCACAAAGCTAAAACCTTTGCCTGTACCCGAGTTAAAGAAATTTGATCATTTTTAGGGAATAATAATGAGGctcattttggtttggttttctcCTTTCATGAATGTTCTCATGACAAGTACAGTTCTGTGCAAGCTGAAAGTAACATTTCCTCCAGTCATGTCATCATCTTTGAATATACATGTGTTACACAAAGTGAGTACTTTGTGTTTCATTGCATCcccatttctaatatatcattGATATataccagtagttctcaacctctTCCATAGCAGGCTCCCTCTTCCAAAGTCCTCTTCCCATGTAGCCAGGATCTAGCTGGAACCCCTCACCTCCTGTACCAGTATAGGATAGGCACGGTATTTCTGATCCCCTGATACCTGTCCATGACCCTTATCTTCAGAGCTCCCTATAATTCTTGCTTTGGCTTAACACAAAGATCAGttatctaccaaaaaaaaaaaaaaaaaaaaaaaggtcagctAATGTATCAGATTTTTTTCAATCAGAGCATTATGGGAAAAATCCATATTTCTTCTCCCCAAGCCCACTGTGCCACTGACACCACCCTACAATCTCTGCTCAGtttgcttcccctgctcccctagCCATTCATTTTACATGCAGCTCTGTGGAGTGATTTCCCAGTCCCAGTTTACCAAATTGAAACTCCCTGATCATTCCAATCCCATCCGAAAAACCTATTTCTGATGGGATATGAAGTGAGTTTGTTGTAACTATGGGATGGGTGAATAAACAAAACCAGccaaacaaaatattctgaataGTCTCCAACTACTACCCAGCATATTCCTCTCTGGTGCCTTAGATTTGCAGATTCCCAGGCCacaaggaaccactgtgatcgtctagtctgacctgctgtctaacacaggccatagaacttcccccaaagtAATTCTGAGAGCAGATATTTTAGGAAaacgtccaatcttgatttgaagctggtcagtgatggagaatcccatACCACCCTTAGTAAATCATTCCAGTGGCTCTCACTGGTAAAAACGCATGCCTCATtccctgtctgaatttgtctagcttcagctttcagccattggatcatgttctgTCACCTTTCTCTGGTAGACTGTAGCTCTTTATATAACCCTTTGGGGGCAGACTCTGTCCGAACCTTTGTGTACTGTACAGTGCATGCTGCCAGCATTGAGGGCCTGATTCagtacttcagtggaattacaccagcatGGAACTGGTGTGAGGCAGGGGTGAATCCGGCCCTATGCCCCTGTGAGTTATTGACCTTGCCGATCTGATTCTCCCCTCACATCACCTTCACCCCAGTGTAACCTCATCGACTGTAATGAGGTTACTCTTGATTCTTGCTggaggaaatgggggagaggggagggcacCAAGTGCATTGACTCAGTGGAAGTTGGGAGTGCTAAacaccttgcagaatcagaccctacaCAAATGATGAAGCACAATATTAATGACTAGGCATAGTCAGCCTATTACTTGTTTATTTCTAATTACCTTTTTATCAGAGAGCATCCTCTGAGGAACACTATTTGTACTTGTGCTTTGCTTGAAGGCTATCAGACCGTCATTGTTCAGGACTGCATTTGCTTTAATGCACCAGGACATTCACTGGCATGGTACAGTGTGTTTAGGTTATTCACTTTTGCTGTGCACACAGTCGGGAACCTTATTAGCCATCCTGTGATTCAGAGTGATGCAGGCACTTGAAAGAAGAGACCAACAtctgagcccaggctccagggTTTTGTTAAAGAGAAAGGATGCGAAAAAAATTAAGTGTGCAGGAGACAACTATTTTTCTTGTGGTTTTTGCAATCAACTCGAGGCTGTGGTTAAAAATCTCCTCTGGGAAGAAAGGGAAATGATAGCAAGAGATTGCAACGAGGGGCAAAAAATGTTGCTAGAAAATAATTCAGCAGGTAAAATGGGCACATCTAATCCTAGGCCACGTGCTAGTACCGATAAGCCTCTTTGGGTGAGGCTTCACCCCAAAGCTGCCGCAGGAAAGAGCGGTAGGTTCATGGATGGCAATCCTGGTATGAGGAATAGTCGCCAAGGAGTGGCTTGGCACttcctcccattgaaatcactggcaaAGCACCCAGGACCAGCCCTCGGGCCTTTACTCTCTTCAGTCAGGCTGTACAAATGGGCTATAAAGAAACTGTAGGGCCCTATCCTCCAACCGGGAGTAGGTCTCACTCAGAGAGAGTTGTCCATGGGTCAGGATTACTCACCTGAGTCAGGGCTGGCAGGATCGGCCCGCAGGCATCATACCTAGTTGCCCTTGCAAGCGGCTCGGAACTTTACACTGCGCCCAGTCTGACAGTGACTGCTGTCGCCCGCGCTTATTCTTCGCGGGCCAACTCCCACGCGCTTTGCCCAGCAGAGGCCTGAGTTCAATGGGACCGACCCGCCTGGCCTGGGCAAAGCCAGCAGGCGTCTTCCGCTGCGCAGAGAGGACTGTGGGTCACACCCGTGCCTTGCAATTCTAGCCTAACCGTTCCCTCGTCCTTTTTGACAAACTTCAGGATTTTAAACTCCAACGATTCGAGTcacccagcccagcccgggcACAAAGCTTCCTTAAACCCAGGGGGGGCAAAGCCTGGCGTACCTTGCGCGCCCCACACTCCTATTGAAAGGCCCACGGGGATCTGGCATGCTCAAGAGATGCCAGATCGAGCTCTTGGGGTTCAGTTCTGCCACCGATTGCAGTGCCTGCAGGATCGGGCCCGCAATAGAGTCGCCACACTCCCCTAGGCAATCCCAGAGAGTGTGTCTTTAACTTTGGCGAGCTATTTTCTTGCTGAAGAGGCTGGGATTTTGTAGCTCCACTTTCAGTAACACCAACCAACAGTAACCAGCTTCAAAAACGCCGCTGTGCTGGATGATGTGAATAAAACAGACAAATACAAGCTGTCAGAAGCGCTAAGAACACTCATTGTTCACGGCTATAAAGTAACCAGAAGCTAGTTAGAGTACCAGGCTTAGAAAGTGCATTTGCACTCTCTCATGCTGAAATaggtttatttgtttaaaaccaaGAGCACGGTGTAGTAGGAAACATAGTTATTCAGGTTAGTAGCGGATGGCATTTATTTGTATTGGTTTATATTTTTTCTGAAACATACTAATTCAATTAGTGtacaaaggatttaaaaaaaaacaccattttTGCCCCAATAATTACACCACCATTGTTTGAACTAAgctggcactttaaaaaaaaattaaaattctcgTCTGAcctcatttaaataaatataaatataaatcttATATAAAACTATTCACATACAAACGAACCTCCGAACGATTGTAATTGTTTAAGCTCTGTACAGAAGATTCTCATGCAGTTAGAccctattttttccttttaattctcTAAAGTCTTCTCGACGTCAGAACTTTCAGCAAAGTCCTGTAATGGGATTTTCTTTACCTGtgttgaggggagggaggggaggaaaactGCCATGCCCACAGGAAATCCAGGACCTCGGtcgctttttttttaaaaaaaagagtaggATTGCTCCTTGTGTTCTATAAATAATGTTTTCGTCGAACGCTCACCACTAAAGCCTGAACATTCAAAATACCTAACCTGGGAAGCGACGAAAATAAACCTTATGGGCGGACAGAGCCACTAAGAACTAGTGCCTTTGTGTGTTCCTTAGCATGGTCCTAGCTCGGGCAGGTGTATGCCCTTGCAGTCACACAGGCTTCCCCGTCTCGTTCAGGCTTGCAACCGTAGGGTGGAAGCAGCTAGGTCAGAGGACCGAAGGCGTCCCGGCTTGGAAAGGCAGTCGGCGGGTTTGTTAGCGCTTTATAAAGGGGAGATCTCTTTGTCCTCGTTCGCCGATGATGGGGATAAAGACTCTTCGTCTTCTGACCGCGGGTAATGCCCCGGGTTGCCAGCGCACTTGCAGCCCCCGTGAGTGTTTCTCTGGGTCCCCTTGCCTTCTTTCTTGTGTTTCACCCTTCGATTCTGGAACCAGATTTTCACCTGCTTCTCAGACAGGTTCAGGTAGGTAGCGATCTCGATTCTCCTCAGGCGGGACAGGTACATGTTGGAAGAAAATTCCCTCTCTAGCTCCAGAAGCTGCGTGCTGGTGAAAGCGGTCCGCATCCTCTTGCCGTTCGGGATGTGGCTAGTATCGGATCCTCCTGGGCGGGAGAGACAGAAGGGCTAAGCGGCGTGAAAAGAAGTCAGACGAATCTGCCCCTCTCGCCCTTTTCAAAACACGTATTTCCCCCTCCCCGGCTCATTTCGTGTAGTACAGCGGCCGCAAGTCGCCACGCCCGGGTGAGCGTCTCTTTAGGTGTGTGCGGACAGAGAGCCTCACGTTACCTGCTCGCCAACGCCAGCCCTGGAAACCCGCCTCCGCTTTGTGTGCGACATCACCACTGCCCAACAAACCCTAGTGGAAGCAAACACACACCTGCTCTTTCCCCCTTGAGTTcatccccgccccccgcccgggAGTGAACGATCCCTCTCTCGTCTAGCCCCACCTGCAGCGCGCTGCAGCATCCGCCCTCCCGGCAAAAGCCCCGCTCGCCCCCGTGCCCGCCCGCTGCAGGGCGAAGTGCGCCCCAGTGACGCCCGCGGGCCGGGGACTCCTACCCATGCTGAGGCAGTGGAATCTCCTGGGGTCGCTCACGCTGTAGGGGGGGGCGGCGCAGACAGGTGCGTGATGGGCCGGGTGGCccagggcggcggcggcggcggcggcggcggcggctggtaccgggccctgctgctgctggtgctgggcaTGGCTCATCCTGGGGCAGTACTGGGCGTCTCCGCCGGGAGGGAACTGGCTCTTGAGCAGGGGGATGGCCCCGCTGCCGCCCCCCCGGGACGAGTGCAAGTGCGAAGTGACACAGAGCGGGCACACGCAGAAGGTGCCGCTCTTGCGGGACGGGCAGCCGGGGCCCGACACTGACATGACCAGGGGGGAAGGCATGCTGAGGGGGATGAGGAAATCCTGTCCGTGGGGGTGCTCAGGCAGGGAAGGAGCTGGCCTCGAGGAGTCTTTGATGATTAAAGAGTCGACATAGAAGGATCGGGACATTTCGAAGGGCTGCCGCGGGTCGGGGCTGGCTCTGCCGGGTCTGTCTCCTTTGCCAAGGCGGGGAAGTTGCCACTGAAGCACTTGGCTAGCCAGAAGGTGCTTATGTCTGAGAGCCGAACAAAAGGGTCCCTGGAGAGGGCTGGTCTTCAAGTCCCCCGCCTGGATCCCTTGCTCCGGGGTTTTATATCAACTATTTAACACGTGATTCCTGAAAGAGATGCAGATCTAAACCCCCTTGGCTTCTCCTCCAAACCCTCAGGATAGGCTGCCCGAGTTAGAACAAAAcaaggggggcggagggggagactttccaaagtgtgtgtgttttgttaatTTCACCATGACTTCAGTTCTCCTCCTCTCCAGATAAATTATAGGGAACGAGGGAGCAACGGAGGGGGCAGCTGCCCTGTTTGTGATTCAGCCACATCCCACGTTGCACTTGCTAACACATTACCCGGTAAATAAATGCACGTCTTTGAAGAGGTTAAAAATAAACCTCAAGAGATTCTCCAGTCCCATCGTTTATACTAATAATACATCATTTCCTGAGTAGGACGAAACCAATGGCACGTGATGAAATAAGCAGGATCcggttgattttattttaatttactacGTAGTTATAACTTCTGGGTGATCGTCCCTCTCACTATGTCGAGTTACACCTACAAACAATCCCATCTGCTTTTCCAGTAATTTAGTAGCCCTTATATTTTCTGTGAATTACGTGACAAAGCTACCTTCGGCGTAAGGGGCTGTTTTTTATGAGTGAATCTTGTCAAATTGGCAATTAGTTCAACGGACGAAGTCTTAAAATATCTGGACACTTCTCAGCCAAGACGTTGTCAAAACGGAAGACTTTCAAGTTAACTTCGATGATCATTTCAAAGCTTCAGTTCAAAATCCTAATGAAAAGAGAAAATGTCAGAGAGGGATTCTTTGATCTCCACCAAGTTTGCCGAAGCAATCATTCAAAGTAAAATTGGATCAACAGCGAAATATGGTCGGTGACTCCTGAGCATTTCAGATTGCGTTAAAGAGCCAAGGTATTTGCAGCATACTACACGATTTTCCAAATACCTGTTCTATGGGAGTTTAAAAGGGGACTGATCGTTAATAGAACTAATATTGCATTCTTGGTTAGCTGACCCGAAGCATCACCTAAATATGACAGTGTATCAAATTCTACTTGACTTTGGACTCAGCAGTTACAATTGCGTTTTACAGCAGAAAACTCTGGCCCCAAGAAGCCAGGCTAGCACAGAAATCTCTATCCTAATTGTGTTGAAAGGatatcatgggggggggggggggggagagacacaatgatcctaaaaagaaaaggagtccttgtggcaccttagagactaaccaattgcatccgatgaagtgagctggagctcacgaaagcttatgctctaataaattggttagtctctaaggtgccacaagtcctccttttctttttgcgaatacagactaacacggctgttactctgaaaacctGTCACAATGATCCTACAAGTTCCTGGGCTATGGGCATAGTCAAACAGCGACCACTGTTTAAATTTATCTTAAAATCAAGCAAAAGTGGTTTCCAAAGCTTGTTCATCTGTTTGCATTTCTATCAAGGGGATATTTCCTCGCCGCTGAGTTTAGAAATGTAACGTGCCAGCGCATCTCAGCCTCAGTTAAAAGGCCCCTTCCCCGATTACAAAACAGAGGGAAGTTCTGGCTTTATTTTTCATTGCAGTCGTGCAGAGGATGCGGCCACTAACACAGCAGGAGAAGTAGAAATAAATCTCAGTTCAAAATCGGTATCTTCCTAAGGAGAGTGAAAGGAGAGATTGTCAGTTCGTCTTCTTGAAGCCATCCAGTGACATTCTGGCAAGCAAGGTATAATTGAGTTGTAGGGACACTCCACACTTGGGGAGCTCAGGATTTATGGATGGCAATTAAAGTTTTATGAATTGCAGCTGAGACTGGTTATTGAGCTATTTGAATGTGATTAGAATTCAATTAGAAAGTGTTTATTGGACTGGGGGTCTCTGGAGTGTAAACAGACAGCTATTCCAGAAATGTGCTAATCCAACATCTTGTGACAACAATTAGGGAGTTGCAGAGTTTAAGGCAGGTCAGCTTCAACTTTAACTATTGCCAGCAAAGCACCTTTACAAACTCATCATTTACTGCTTCAGAGCAACAGACAGGATCAAAGAATCAAAAATCCCGGAAGGCAAGAGATAGCAATCGAGAGTGAAAAATTATTAGAGAGCGATTAATTAAAGGAAAGTGCTCTGATGCAAAGCGCCATGTTAGTGTGGTGAAAAACTATCGTGCCAAGGTTTTGATACTGATTAAAGACAAACTAACAGATACGACCCACAGGCTACGTAGGCCTAATAATGTATTGGGTTGCTTTCCTAAACCAGTTATGCATGATCTGAGCTAAGCACAGAGCATGGATGCTTAGCAAGTTCATTGGCCTTTGGAAATACTATTCTTATTAGGCTTCACACCATATGTAAGTAGTACACACACATGATTATTATAAGAATGACCGATGATGCGACTCTTTCCAGATCTCCCTGTGTGATACAGTTTTTACTGCAATGGAGAGAGAGGTTTGGAGTCATCCGTGTTCACAAGAAGCTGCTCTGAAGGAAATAACCCGCTCTCTGAAGTGGGACAAGCTGCATCTGCTGAGATCTAGCTGATCTGGGGGGAAATGGCCTTATTTAAGGAAAGTCAGACAGAGTAAGAACCAGATCACGGTTTTAATCTGTAATTGTTATAATAAACCAAGTGCAGTGataagaagaggaagaaaaccgCGATGTGAAGGCGAAGATATTCCAATCCAGGCGGAATGATGGAAGGCGTGCGCCCACATCACACCGACATcgttacaattttatttttcaataattCTGTCCGATAAAATTTCATTGTCCATTAAGTAATCCCCGAAATGAGAGCTCTTATGAGCCTATAATGAGCTCTAATTGCCACGACTAGTCGAGCCACGTGGAAGGATTTAGAAGGTATTAAGCAGTTGGGTACAGAGCACAGGCTGTTACCTAGCCATTACTTTCATAATTCAAGGAGAAAATTAGTCCTTTTAAGGGGAAATCCTTTGATTCCCTTCATTCTGCTCGGGGTGACAGGGTATAGCTTTGTCTGCCTTTAGTTCAAGACAGTGTAACAAATGAGAATGTAACGAAATTGCCCCGCTTTTAAACTAGAGCAGTTCAAAAAGAacagcagctctgctccccccAGACTGCAACTTGTAGGACTGGATGCCCTCATTTTCCCTTTCCTTCAGATGCCCCTGACACCTTTATTTACAAGAGATTCGCGGCTTAAATGACAAAAGTGAagtccctcaccccccaaaattCATGCTAGGGAAATATTCCGCTTTCCTTCCCCATGGCACTCACTTCACTGGCGGATTTGGCTGTGCAAGGAAGGCGGCACCCAGACATAACTGTATACGTAAAACTGCAGAATGGCCAGTTTACAAACAGCCAGTGACCAAATTGCCCTCCCGTGAATGGGGTGCTGTGGGAAGAACAAACACTAGTTTTGACCATTTTAATGGCAAAAGAAGCCCTTG is a window encoding:
- the GSX2 gene encoding GS homeobox 2, translating into MSRSFYVDSLIIKDSSRPAPSLPEHPHGQDFLIPLSMPSPLVMSVSGPGCPSRKSGTFCVCPLCVTSHLHSSRGGGSGAIPLLKSQFPPGGDAQYCPRMSHAQHQQQQGPVPAAAAAAAAAALGHPAHHAPVCAAPPYSVSDPRRFHCLSMGGSDTSHIPNGKRMRTAFTSTQLLELEREFSSNMYLSRLRRIEIATYLNLSEKQVKIWFQNRRVKHKKEGKGTQRNTHGGCKCAGNPGHYPRSEDEESLSPSSANEDKEISPL